Within the Phaseolus vulgaris cultivar G19833 chromosome 9, P. vulgaris v2.0, whole genome shotgun sequence genome, the region AATCCAAAACATACATCCACAACAGAAAAATGAACTAAATTTTGTCTAATCCTAAATGCATTAGTATCAACTGACCACCTACAACACATTTTCTACTTCAACTATCCATTTAAACGTTGTTTGATGTATTCTTTAGTGTGCATTATGTGTCTAACTCTTAActacaaaatcaaaatcataacacaaaacaacaaattctTTATTCAATACTAGtagatttcaaaaatatttcaacTACATCAACCTAACATTATAAACAATCGTACCTTCATTTGGTTTCCTCCACGAGAGAATTTTTTTGAACTTTGCCATTTTTCAAACCTTCAAAAACTATTGATTttatcaaaatcaaaacaaacaaaacataatccacacataaaaaaacaaaacaaagtacACAATACAAAACACCTTACCCATTGCCActaccacaaccaaaacaacacACCACGACCACCACATTTTCAAATAAACTAACCAAAtcaataaataactaaaaaaagtGCAGACCATTAGAAGTGGTTAAAAACAGAACGACCACAATCACCCcaacaacaaaacaaacaaCCTTACCAAACAAACCAAAAATAACCTTCTTCAAAACcaaacaaaatcaaataaaccataaaacaaaaataaacctTACCAACATTTGCGAGCGAAAATCTTCAGTCATTATTCATGTTCACTCCTGTGAAATACTTTCGTCGTTCTACTCTTCTCGGTTAATAGCAACAACAAAACTCTCTTCTACACCTTCCTCTACCTATTAAAATTCCCCATTCCTACTATTCTTGTAATGCAAACTTTAATTACAAAAACACACATTGACTAAAACACCCCTTCAAATTAAAAAACTTTTCGTTTTTTGTTGTATTGCATAATGACAAAACTACCTTCACCATGCACCACCTCAATGCACCGCCTCGCCACATGAGATTTGTATTTTAGTGCAAGGACTCATtgtcaaataattatttttcaattaaataacaCAATAAGGATCAACTAAGTCATTCGCTTACCATTATACTAAATCActactttaattatattttatttatactcAATCTTTTTTAGAACTTAAAAAACATGTACAAGAACTTTACCTTCAAAAGTGAGATTGTTTCAAAAGCCAAAAATactgaaaaaaaattcagagATCTGGAATTgtttaatatgttttatttaagaaaacgGTCCATTCTTATTTGCTGTTTTCACCCATCATTAATTCAATACCGATTTTTTTTAATCCTTTAAAGAAAATGTCTCAATGTTTTCGGCATTAGCAAAATTATTGCAAGCATGACGAAACAAATGAGTTTAGGTAACAAATGAGCTCAAGTGCATGTTTTTGGTGCATAAAGCTATCTCACATTAGGCCAACTCCCACATGTATAAAACACTTCCAACATCCCAAAGATAATAAAACATGGTTCCAACATCCCAAAGATAATAAAACATGGTTAGAAAGGTTTATAACAGgtctattaaaatataaactttgATTTAATTCAATTCCATAACTGGCATATAAAATAAGAATTCCTCTCATTTATATACATTATTCACTTTCAAATTATAGAAttcaaaaactaaatttatatcAAGTGGATCATAAATAGACAAACCTCAGTGATAATGCTTTGGATTTATATAACTATTAACATTTCaataaaaggaataaaaaatCACAAGCAATCTCATTCATTCAGatgaagacaaaaaaaatatcaatcgAAACTTTTCTATTCGTACAAAAGAGAGGTTACAAGTATATAATTGAATTATCACTCATTCCCACGATATATTAAGCGAGCAATTGTGAATTTCTAGTAACCTAAATATAAGGTATGTATACCCTTGTCATCACAATTTGGGAGCTGGCTGAATTTTTAGGGAAGCTTGAGCATTTAGAATTTGTACATTGACCTGAATCCATCAACATTATTACTACTTACAACAAAGATGTCGTAACTCATAGCAGAGCGTTCAATGTCATGGAGGAAAATGAATCTGCTGCCAAATGATGCCACACCATTCATGCAGTTATCTTCAACGgcataaaaacaaatatatcagGCATCAGCTAGGCAAGCCAACAAGCCGATACCAGAACACTGCAAAGTGCTAACAGATCTATTGATTTTGGAAAAAACATTTGCAGAGGGGGGATTTAACAAAGCTCTTCCGCATTGAACTTGGTCCAAGATTCCTGTTTTCAAGTTCAGAagaataaatataagaaaaagtaTCACTGCTATCATTTTTCAATTAGAACATAAGTTTAATTTTCATGATTTCTTGTGGAATTGTATGGGTATATTATATCTGGTAGAAGTAGAAATCGGATATGGTAGAATTACAATGACATTTAGGAGGGGAAAAAATGGGTATAGACTTGAAGGTAAAGAATATTATTTCTTCATAACTATTCACCAGCGTACCTTAAGAATGTCAAAAACCTTCTCTGCTATGTATTTTTGTTCCAGGGTAGCACCTTTCTGTTGGACTTTATCTGGGTGAATATATAAAGTTGCTTTTCTATACACTTTTTTAACTGCAGCGGAAGTTATCATATCTGTGAGAGACACTGGCTGCCAACCACATTCTGGCCAAAGAACCTGCATATAAACTCAATGGTAAGATGGAGTCGTGAAATAAAACAAATGTCGTAAGTttagtaaaatattaatttattaacaattaaCACTAAAAGGAAATAAAAGACACGAGAACAATCCATTACCTTCCTGTTAAATAAGACCTAGCAGAACCTTCACTTAACCAAAGGTCtaatagttatttatatatcCCGGTTAagtttaatttcaaatatatatttaaatttaatttcaaatagcATAAGTTTCTAGCCTCCTTACCAAAAGAAACATGGGTAGATTTTGGATAAACAGGTCAGAACAAGACAGAACACAAGttttgttttatgttgttcATTTTAAAGATACAAAAGAATTGGACATGAAGTTAGAAAAGAAGAGCAATTGTTCCACCATGGAGAACGGacaaaatggtttgtttcattcTGTTTATTGTAGTTAATCGTTGTGTAATGGTGGTGCTGTAGATCCATTGTAGCACGTTGCACACTCAAAAAGCTTCAAGTGAACGGTTGACAATATAGGAAATATGGCCCAAATCTAAAGGTTCCAAGCTTTCACGAGTGTAGAGCTTTTCTCTGTATAAAGGGGATGAGTACACGGAAGAAAAAGCACAAtctagaaagagaaaaagtgtAGTAGCTTAATTATATCTGATGCATGAACAGATAAGAAAAATGGAACCTTATTAAGATGATCAAATACTAGAACAGATTGTTGTGGCACTAATAGTGGAAAAGATGACAGAAACTAGATTAAGTGATTTTGAACATGTCTAGAGAAGGCCAAGGAAGGCAACAGTTAGAAGAGTAGATTAGATGGTTTTTACCCCAGTGAAGAAGAGCATAGAAAGACCAAGAAGGACATCGAAAGAATAGAATTGGTCAAGCCAGATTGCGTTGAATCTTTTGTCTTTTACCAAGCACAATGGTTGTGATTCATGTAATCCACCTAACCTAATGATATAATATTGTTGTTGTTGATAAATTCTTAGTGAATTATCCAACTAATGTTTGTGAAGATTGTTGATGCATCTGTTTATGGGAAGACCACAGAGAAGTTATTTGAGCTATTATTTGGTAGTCTTTCCGAGGAGATTGGAGGACACAAGGCTGTCCAAGTGGTTACCAAACAACGgaaataattatgttttaattgataaaaaattccCAAGTAGTTCCATTTTAACAATTTTGATTCTTATCATTACTTGTTAGTTGTTGCTctctttttttatgaaatttagtCTTAGATAAATTATTCCAAGCCAAGAGATGACATTTGTTTTGGACTCCATGTGTTGTCCAATGTGTTGATTTTATACAAGGCATTGGAAAGATTGGGTCAATAGAATAACAAAGAGGGGttaattttgtaagatttattaTAACAACTCATTGGCCTTGAACACTACGAGGAGGTTCAAAAACAAGTTTGAATCGATTAGAATAGATATGGAATACAAGGTTTGGCACAACATTCCTTACATTATAATAAGGGGtagcatattaaaaaaaattaaaacgaaAAACAATTACAGAATTGTTCGCTTTCAATCAATTAGTGATGAAGTCCAAAATAGCAAAGATGAGGAAAAAGAGCAATCAGCATTGTTTCATGCCTACCTTTTGGAGCAATGTTATTGATACTATCAAGGCTAAGAGGCTCCTTGTGCAAATTTTTAAAGCTACTAAAGATGCCTTCAAAGGAAAGGAAGACAAGTATAAGGGGGTTTTCACTATTACTTCATCATCCATTACATGCAAAAGCTGTTATCTTAATTCCCAATTCTTCAACAGCAAtccaagaataaaaaattatccaaaAACTAACGAGGGTTTGTATAAATGCATTGGAAGGCTGACTGCAAAGACGATGCAGATAAGCTTCAAATGGATTGTAAGTGGCTTGATTCTCCCTGCTACGCAACTACCCTTTTAGGTTTCCCCAATTGCTTGGATACTTATCAATTGGTTagagtttattattattaacaatgtCTCAAAAAGAGCTACCTGCTGAGGGTTTACTTGAAAGACCAAGTGGTGTCATATAGTGCAGCTGTAAGGACATAAACTCTCAATCCTATGACAGAGACTTTATATTAAGAAGTGTTAAGTCTCACATCGAGTAGTATGAGATGTTTGAGTACTTAAGTGCCAAGGTCTTTCTCAACTAACAACTAACCTTTTTAAGGGAGAGTTCACAAGTGCTTGGTTGGTTGAGTATGGTTATCAATGGGTAACCTTgtagatgatgatgatgatacctATAAAATGCTTGTaattgaatttgaatatttaGTTGTTCTATAATAGAGGTTTTGGGTTGTTCAATTcctttatttgttattattgatATGTATGTGTAGTTAACTTTGATcatttaggtttttttttcaatcttgCTATAGCCTTTTTGGAGCTGGCTACGCCTCGCCACTATTTGTGATTGACTACTATGGTTTTTCCAAATTTTAAGACTGTGTACTGGCGGTATTTAATCACTCTGCTCAAGATATTTGTTAAGAATGCTAATCAAATTACAGTGCAAAAGAGGTATATTAAAAAGCACTAAAGTGAAATGAATTATTATCAATTGATAGTAATGATTGTAAGAGAGTATTACATATTGTAACGATGAGAGCAATGCCCGCATGTTGCCTTCTTTCCCTGCAGACCAGCGCTTTATCTGAATATCCGCACTATCAGCAATTCTCTgccaaattaaaataaaaagtcatGCAAAGAAAATTtgacaaatatataaaatataaaaacaaaaaaattatggatATTATACAGTGATTCCACTTGGAAATAAATAACAAATCTAAACAAGCAAACAAAAACTTgcttacccgcctctcttcttGTTCCATCTTAGTTTGAATATCACGCTGGTTCATATCAGCCACTGCTTTTAACTGAAAATATgacagtaataaaaaaaattcaatgagaatttatttcaataaaaccTGTAATGTTATGAACAAGGAAGACTCCGTATGTTCTTTTAAGGAAGCGTATGCAAAAATATCATATGCTGGTCACTGTAGACATCATTATAGGCTAAAGAAGATGATGTATAATTTGCATTGATGAGCTTCCCTTTCTTTATTAAAGGAAAtagagataaaataataataacacacACCGCTCGTTCTTGTGCCCTCTGATGACGTCCTAATCTTGCTTTTCGTCTTTCCTCAGTTTCGCCTTCAACCTCCTGGAATTCAGATGATGGGGAgcctacaaaaaaaataaaaataaatgatattttgaCCACAAGATCACTTCACTGTAGTAGAAAtcactaaatttaaaaaaaacttaccaCCGAAAATCAGAGACAGGTCATCAAAAGAGGACACTGCGGGAGGTTTCATCACACTGGCTGGGGATCCTGATGGAACTCTTGGTGACACCTCAGGTTTCCCTTTATTCTTCATCTGGTTATTATACACATGATCCTTAGTAACACATCAGCCACAAAAATTAAACTGGATATAGTATGTGGGTATTGAAAATCATTCGAGCTAATCATATTAATAGCTTTTACCGTAGTTGTAGTCCTTGACTTTGGAGCACTGCTTGATCGAGAGCCCATGCTGAAGATGGATTCAAGATCATCCACGTCATTTGACTGACTCACTTTCACATCTGGAACTCTTTTACCATTGTTTATCTTAGCTGACAAGTTTTGTTTAGTCTGTGGAGCGTGAACATTGGCATTTCTACTACTAGCATTAGTCCGTGCCCCACCCATGGCAAAACTCTCAAACTCATCAATAGATGATAGATTTGACTTTTTAACTGCATCAAAAACCAGCTAATTCAGCCAGTGGTATACAAGAAAACGAAGGTTATATATTGCTAGTCATGTGTTGAAGCTCATGCATTTAAAAAGCACCTTTACTCATTGGCTTGGGTGGGTGGGACTTCAATATTGGGGAGCTTCCTTTTGACCCTTTAGAATTATTCAACTTAGTTATCTGCTCTAGCGAGTCCAGGAATGATTCTGAAGACGCCGAGCTTGAAACGGTTTCAAATATCAAAAAGGGATCATCATGGGACACGGCAGCAGGTTTGTTCGGAGTGACACTTGGCTTATTCATCTCAACACTAAAGAATATAACAATTGACACACATTAAAAGTGCAATACAAAATAAAAGGATTGCATGTATGAAAAACAGCTctcaaattcaaatattaaGGATGAAAAAAGGCGGTTAGAAGGAAGACTACACTAAAGGTGGTCGATCAATCAGATTCTCCTATAGATTCCATCATTCGCAAAGTCCACTTCATATCAATAACATCATGACAGAAGCAAAGCACCAGTTAAggaataaaagtaaaaatacatttattagGATGCATAAAAATACACTCCACTGTAATTATATAAGATGTTTATGTGATTTCTAAGAAAAATATTCCTTTTAATTTCTCAAGGAAGACATTGATTAGCAAGCTGTTTAAACTATCAATGCGACAAATCTAGAAGAAATTAAAGACAAAGTTTCACTACCCATTATTGAAAACACCAAAGCCAGGGATCAAATCATCAGAATGAGGCGTTTTGGAGTTTGGACTGTTGGTGTTCGTATTTAATCCACCAATCTTATCAAGCAGATCATCAACGCCGACACTCTTCGCATGCATTCCACCGAATATGTCATCCACATAAGACGACGTGGAAACCGGTTTATTAGATCCGGCGAATATGGAATCGTAGTCAAACGAAGCGCCATTGGATTTGGCGTTTC harbors:
- the LOC137820192 gene encoding auxilin-related protein 1, which translates into the protein MDEFGVLTERFGLKPQGKSAPMARASTKRPPIVADSQTRPNSKSTLNGSPSPQSSPLDFNFDYGVFSSSSGDNKTQHFDNIFGGNAKSNGASFDYDSIFAGSNKPVSTSSYVDDIFGGMHAKSVGVDDLLDKIGGLNTNTNSPNSKTPHSDDLIPGFGVFNNGVEMNKPSVTPNKPAAVSHDDPFLIFETVSSSASSESFLDSLEQITKLNNSKGSKGSSPILKSHPPKPMSKVKKSNLSSIDEFESFAMGGARTNASSRNANVHAPQTKQNLSAKINNGKRVPDVKVSQSNDVDDLESIFSMGSRSSSAPKSRTTTTMKNKGKPEVSPRVPSGSPASVMKPPAVSSFDDLSLIFGGSPSSEFQEVEGETEERRKARLGRHQRAQERALKAVADMNQRDIQTKMEQEERRRIADSADIQIKRWSAGKEGNMRALLSSLQYVLWPECGWQPVSLTDMITSAAVKKVYRKATLYIHPDKVQQKGATLEQKYIAEKVFDILKESWTKFNAEELC